The Perognathus longimembris pacificus isolate PPM17 chromosome 3, ASM2315922v1, whole genome shotgun sequence nucleotide sequence TTTTTCGGCCAGATAACTTTGTGTTTGGTGAGTCGCCAGCTTGGAACATGAGGAAAGGAGCCCCCTTTAatcccttccttcccttggcCCAAGGGGAAAAAATCTGTCTAGCTCCAAACAGCCAATCCCAGAGTGCACAGGGGCagcaaggatgggagggaggagggagggagggagggcaggggttcCAGGAAAGCTTCCTGGAAGAGATGGGGTGAGGATTGATCTcgaagcctgagcactgtcccttagctgttttgctcaaggctgacactctaccacttgagtcacagctctatttctggctttctctatgattgtcagagtagctgggattataggcatgagccatcagagctGGGCAGAACATATACAATTTTTATGTGGGTTTTCATTTTTTGCTGTGCAAGCACTCTTCTatttgagctatatccccagcttggttacctttttttttttttttttttttttgtcggtggtggggcttgaactctgggcctaggcactgttcctgagctcttcagttcaaggttagcaatctaccacttgagccacagctccacttctggttttctggtggttaattggagataagagtctcatgaactttcctgctggagctggctctAAAccggcatcctcagatctcagcctcctgagtagctaggattgcaggcgtgagggGGGAAGCAGGGGCCGGCTCTGGTTACTATTTTGACATTGCTATTAGCATCCAATTGCCGGGGGCAATTACAAGTCTTACAGATGCTTGCATGTGCTGGGCCCCAAGCTACTTacgaagctgagctctgaggatggagattggaagccagcctagaggcaggaaagtccatgagactcttatctttaattaaccaccagaaacccagaaatggTACCGTGGCTCAACattgtagagcactcgccttgagcaaaagagctcaggccctgagtccaactgaccaaaaaacaaaaaaaaaaagtgtgagatctaaggatcatggttcaaagctaaccctggCAGGCAggcaaatctatgagactcttttttgttgtttttttttctgatgaattaCCAAAAACccattagtggagctgtggttcaagtggtagaaccttgagGGGAAACAaaccaagagaaaacaaaaacaaaaccaaaccccaacCCCCGCTGCCCTCCACCTCCCCAGGCCAATCTGGAGCTGGGAACAACTGGGCCAAGGGCCACTACACGGAGGGCGCGGAGCTGGTGGACGCCGTGCTGGACGTGGTGCGCAAGGAGGCGGAGAGCTGCGACTGCCTGCAGGGCTTCCAGCTGACGCACTCGCTGGGCGGCGGCACGGGCTCGGGCATGGGCACGCTGCTCATCAGCAAGATCCGCGAGGAGTTCCCCGACCGCATCATGAACACCTTCAGCGTGGTGCCGTCGCCCAAGGTGTCGGACACGGTGGTGGAGCCGTACAACGCGACGCTGTCGGTGCACCAGCTGGTGGAGAACACGGACGAGACGTACTGCATCGACAACGAGGCGCTTTACGACATCTGCTTCCGCACGCTCAAGCTGACCACGCCCACCTACGGCGACCTCAACCACCTGGTGTCGGCCACCATGAGCGGCGTCACCACCTGCCTGCGCTTCCCGGGCCAGCTCAACGCCGACCTGCGCAAGCTGGCCGTCAACATGGTGCCCTTCCCGCGCCTGCACTTCTTCATGCCGGGCTTCGCGCCGCTCACCAGCCGCGGCAGCCAGCAGTACCGCGCGCTCACCGTGCCCGAGCTCACGCAGCAGATGTTCGACGCCAAGAACATGATGGCCGCCTGCGACCCGCGCCACGGCCGCTACCTCACGGTGGCCGCCGTCTTCCGGGGCCGCATGTCCATGAAGGAGGTGGACGAGCAGATGCTGAGCGTGCAGAGCAAGAACAGCAGCTACTTCGTCGAGTGGATCCCCAACAACGTGAAGACGGCCGTGTGCGACATCCCCCCGCGCGGCCTCAAGATGGCCGCCACCTTCATCGGCAACAGCACCGCCATCCAGGAGCTCTTCAAGCGCATCTCCGAGCAGTTCACCGCCATGTTCCGCCGCAAGGCCTTCCTGCACTGGTACACCGGCGAGGGCATGGACGAGATGGAGTTCACCGAGGCCGAGAGCAACATGAACGACCTGGTGTCCGAGTACCAGCAGTACCAGGACGCCACCGCCGAGGAGGGCGAGTTCGAGGAGGAGGCCGAGGAGGAGGTGGCCTAGGCCCTGGAcaaccacccacccacacccacacccccatGCAAGGCTTTGACCCCCACGGgttctcctccctcccagcctaACTCAACctctgacacccccccccaagaTCCCAA carries:
- the Tubb4a gene encoding tubulin beta-4A chain, which codes for MREIVHLQAGQCGNQIGAKFWEVISDEHGIDPTGTYHGDSDLQLERINVYYNEATGGNYVPRAVLVDLEPGTMDSVRSGPFGQIFRPDNFVFGQSGAGNNWAKGHYTEGAELVDAVLDVVRKEAESCDCLQGFQLTHSLGGGTGSGMGTLLISKIREEFPDRIMNTFSVVPSPKVSDTVVEPYNATLSVHQLVENTDETYCIDNEALYDICFRTLKLTTPTYGDLNHLVSATMSGVTTCLRFPGQLNADLRKLAVNMVPFPRLHFFMPGFAPLTSRGSQQYRALTVPELTQQMFDAKNMMAACDPRHGRYLTVAAVFRGRMSMKEVDEQMLSVQSKNSSYFVEWIPNNVKTAVCDIPPRGLKMAATFIGNSTAIQELFKRISEQFTAMFRRKAFLHWYTGEGMDEMEFTEAESNMNDLVSEYQQYQDATAEEGEFEEEAEEEVA